A region from the Malus domestica chromosome 07, GDT2T_hap1 genome encodes:
- the LOC139197827 gene encoding uncharacterized protein translates to MRSTIPGMASHSKWENPNHPLYLHHSDQPGAILVPQPLVEDNYSTWVQSMSMALTVKNKLGFVDGTINKPSEDNSEELQQWNRCNNLVKTWLLGSMSKEISRSVINYKDARQMWTDLQERFSHVNIVQLFHVKNEIHDCV, encoded by the coding sequence ATGAGGTCAACCATTCCAGGCATGGCTTCTCATTCAAAATGGGAAAATCCCAACCACCCACTCTATCTCCACCACTCGGACCAACCTGGTGCAATCCTCGTACCACAACCATTGGTGGAAGACAACTACAGCACATGGGTTCAATCCATGAGTATGGCCTTAACGGTCAAGAACAAacttggttttgttgatgggACAATCAACAAACCAAGTGAGGACAATTCTGAGGAGTTGCAACAATGGAATCGCTGCAACAACTTGGTCAAGACATGGCTACTAGGCTCCATGTCAAAGGAGATTTCAAGGAGTGTCATCAACTACAAGGATGCTCGACAAATGTGGACCGATCTGCAGGAGAGGTTCTCACATGTGAATATAGTTCAGCTGTTCCATGTTAAGAACGAGATCCATGATTGCGTCTAA
- the LOC139187558 gene encoding TMV resistance protein N-like codes for MAASSSSSGLGWKYDVFINFRGEDTRRGFVSHLYKALRQKPINAFIDAEDLRKGDRLSKLLSAIRESRISIVVFSQNYASSTWCLKELVQILECEDTNKQIVLPIFYEVDPSDVRKLKGSFAKAFDQHDHDSNAEIEEVRSWRSALTTATSSSGWDSRNYG; via the coding sequence TGGAAATACGATGTGTTCATCAATTTCAGAGGGGAAGACACTCGCAGGGGCTTCGTCAGCCATCTCTACAAAGCCCTGCGTCAGAAACCAATCAACGCCTTCATTGATGCCGAAGACCTCAGAAAAGGCGACCGCCTTTCCAAGCTCCTGTCAGCCATTCGAGAGTCAAGGATTTCGATTGTAGTTTTCTCTCAAAACTATGCTTCTTCCACTTGGTGCTTGAAAGAACTCGTGCAAATCCTGGAATGCGAGGATACCAATAAACAGATTGTACTCCCCATTTTCTATGAAGTTGATCCGTCTGATGTTCGTAAACTAAAGGGAAGTTTCGCGAAAGCTTTTGATCAGCACGACCATGATTCTAACGCTGAAATAGAAGAGGTTCGGAGCTGGAGATCCGCTCTTACAACTGCCACCAGTTCATCCGGCTGGGATTCGCGAAACTATGggtaa